One Fundulus heteroclitus isolate FHET01 chromosome 8, MU-UCD_Fhet_4.1, whole genome shotgun sequence genomic window, TTGAGGTTGTTGGTTGTGAGCCTTTGTCGCTGGTTGTGGAACCGGCTGTGGCGTTAGAGTccagggtggtggtggtgttcaCGGCGGTTGTTGGTGGGTCAGTGGTGTTGGTGGCAGTGGTGAAGTCACTGGTGGCATTGGTGGTTTGGATGGTGTCGTTTGGTTGAGCAGTCATCTGTGTGATGGTCGTATTTCCCATCGTCGTCTCAGTTACTGTGGTAGCTGTGATGGAAGTGGTTGATGGTGATGGTGAAGAAGCTGCAGAAACGGGCGTGGAGCTGTTGCTCCCAGCAGTGGCTGAGGTCGTCTCTGTAGCCTCAGACGTGGTAAAAGGTTGACTGGTTGGACTTGAGCCATGTTCACTGGGTGAAGTATTcgtagcagttgttgttggagGTTCAGATGGTTCATCTGTTGATGTGGATGCTGATGATAACAGCACACCTGTAcgcaacacaaacactttagTCCACTTTTCACACTGAATATGAGCACATTTGGTTCTCTTACATGTGTTTTGGGACATAAAACCATCTACATACTAAACCAGTAAAAAAGATGTACAATTAACCAAATATTATGACTTCCTTGGcttggacgataattcaataacaatatatattgatcgatagacgtacatcaatgatagaaaaagggtcaataaaaagttcaatagaataacagttttccttccttttgcattttaaccatgtaggttaatattacatcattacatcctcccagccaatcacaacgcagacccaggaaccaagctccgccccctttagagttcagagagcaggcgttctttttctgtttcaaaaacttgtagttttggtaaaaagttggtagaaTAAAGTGTTGAGTTTAaagtcagtgtttgtgtctgtatctaaaaataggtaattaagcaacagcataaaatgtccagggctgcacttaaaatatatgttttgaatctattgataattattgatattgatcaacatgatttcTATTTAATTGGATTATACATTTTTCctgtatcgtccagccctaactgAGGTCTCAGGTCTCCTTCCATGTTTTACTGATCCAAGGCTGAAAGGTTTGGGGAAAACTGATCTTcttgatatttttgaaaaatgagcCTTTCTCGTGTTATAGGAGGTTTTTATATAAAGCATGCGATGCCACTCATAAAAACGGCATGATGCTTTTATAGCCTGGGAACATGTAGGATTCCCAAAGAGGAGTCGGAGCGTCCCTGGAGAGAACAGGCATGTGAGGCTGAACGCTGAATTTTCCCTCCCAGTTTCTGCTTTGAATAAGTGGAAGAAATTAGATGGAATGGCTGGTAATAGAAAGCGGTCTGTTAAGCTTCAGAGGGTGAAGTGCAGCTAGAATAACACGTCGTTGGCTTTAGCCTTTCTTAATAACGCGTCTGAGGGACGTGCGGCAGGTTGTGAAAGTCCTGCATCTGCTGGGCTTTGCCTGCAAAAACCAGGCAGATCGTCTCTGCAGCCAGCGGCCTGTTGGCGTGCAGGAAGTGGAAACTCAGATCCGGTTTGACGCTGCTAAGAGTTTCTCTTTCAGACACTTTGGTTTTCAGTTTAGTCATTCAACGACAACACGGCCTGAAGtggataaaacatttaaaatacataatacCGGGTTTCTAAAGCGGTGCAGCATGAGGAGAAAACACTTTGCTAATATCAAAACGTTTCTCCCAGACTTCCCCTGGTTTACTGGAAATATTTACTgctttcaatcaatcaatcattgaAAACCTTTGCACTGTGTAACTTCCCTCTGGGTTATAATTTAAACTTTCTTTACCTGCAGATTAACTTGAGTCTGattcaaagcttttaaaaatgactGCAAAGATCAGGTTGAAGGACAGTTTTTAAgcattatttagatttttcactCTGCTGTAATCCTCCCAAACTTCAGTCAGTCtgacttaaaaataatttacagcAAATGATCAGAGCTGACTTACATATAATCAGAGTTTCCAGTCCGACCCTCATCATCACCGTGTCTTCTGAAACGCCGGAGCGGCTGCAGAGCGGTGATCTTTGCTCCGTCTGGTTCTCTGAGGAGTTCCTGTGACTGGAGGTGGTTCTGATTATATATGAGCtgagccgggggggggggggggggggggggtatacaCTGAGTCAGACCTCAGAGGGCGGCTCGCTCAGGAGGTAGCGGCTATGAGGAAGCTGCGTTAGAGGTGACAGCatgtatttgttgtttatttttaggcTCCATGTTCTGCGGTGTAGAATTAGCCGAGGCCTTTGGAGTCGACTAACTGATCCTGGATCTGCTTTCGCTTTCCCGTTGGAAAGTAGATAaagagttgtttttatttctgcaattCCTCTACAAAGACTAGTTGGAGGAGCCACAATTAAATCATTCCagttttcagtttattgtttGTGCTTATGACGTTGGTTAAatctatagttggtaatcctgttcagaaactgggtgaaatggtggttttaaagtttttttttatctctgtgggagctgtaaaaactgaccaatcTAAGGGCTAATAAGAGACAATCAGGCTTTTGTTCCTTAGATTTAATGAGTAAAGTCATCATAGGGACCATGGAGGCTGGTCAGTCAGGTCAAGCTGAGTGATTTATTAATGATCAGGTTGTTAAATGACCCGTTTGgttgtgtttttctctctggAAAAAGTTTTATATGCCTTCacatgtaaaatcaaacaaggtttaaattttcaataattattaacACAGTTAGAGGAAGCCCACAATCAAAAAGAGGATCcatgaacactgcaaaaacggatctaaaaacaagtaaaatgttcttaaagttagtgtatttatacttgatttgagcatgtaaataagatgatctgccaatggagtgagtattttaacccctaaaataagataattagacatcctgcacttgaaataagatgatggagatgaattgtttctgttttaagtgcaaaaatcttattccattggcagatcatcttatttacctgctcacatcaaggataaatgcactcattttactatattactattactattacattttaagaacatttcaattcaattcaattttatttatatagcgccaaatcatgaaatatgtcatctcaaggcactttacaaagtctagttcaatcatattatacattttacatatttctagttctgtttttgcagtgatttgAGCTCATTAGTAGATTAGTATGGATTCTGGTTTGTTTATTAAAAGGTGTTAATAATTAGACTTAAAGAATATCTTTTCTGTTATTCAGCAACATTTCTAACTACATTTTCTTAATAGTCCTGTTTAAATAAAGAGTGATATTTTTGGCAATAATAGGGAAATAAAGGCctagtatgtatatataaatatatatacgtCCTCCGTTCACTTCCTACATTAAAGACGCTCGGAACAATGGTTCCCTAAGTGGGAGAGCGCCCTCTTGGGGGGCTTAGTGTAATTGCAGGGGGGTCATGGTAGAAATGTACTGGAAAaattaagttatttaaaaatagatatATTGATGGCAATGTTGAATTCAATTACACAGTAAAATGGACagttaaaacttaaaacaattacactttaaaagtgtttttttttttgtttaaagaagaTTGCAGTTTATTTGATAAgtgttttactgcagttgcctttTATTTAATCAGCTGTCAAAGATTGGTTGTGTGGGGGGgtgaaaactttcttttaaatcacaTGTTGGCCCACCAAGAAAAGTTTGGGAGCCACAGACCTAGAAAAACCTCTTTTCTGgtaatttttaaatctgctcttCTCCTTGTCGTCAGTTCTTCTTCAGTTTTCTTCTATCGATCTGTATATCGTGTTTCCCTGCAGCGTAGCTCATATCTGTCAGCTTTTGACATTCACATCCCTCCAAATCCTTCAGCCACATTGTTTTTATagtattatattttttaatcatgtatTTTATGTGTTGTTCATAATGTTGGGTGACCTTCAGAGTCTTTAAAGGCGGCtataattatctttattattattttgctgtGACATACGAGGCGTGGCCCCCAGATCCCTTTGAGGTGGGACTCAGTCCTGAACTTTAAAGCTGTGAAACGAGCGCTAATTCAGAGCTCGTTAACAAACGTCACATGACCAGGAAAAGCTTTTTGTTCCTTAATTaaagacacaaataaaaacttctCAGACACGTCGCTCCACCTCAGAAGCTGTTCACTCCCTCGTCTCTTCTTTTACACTTCCAGGTTAGATTGTACACTTCAGTTGGTTGAAATCAATTAAAATCTATTTGATTTTTACTGTGAGGGTACATAGCCACATAACATGCTTATAAAGTAGACCAGAaaacgtttgatcatgataaaataaggttatatacacaaaGCTTCCATCTTGATAGTGAAAAATAATCCCCAattaacagatataaacagatgtggcgccatctagtggcagtatcacGGAACtgtcataatgccggtttgcttaattaataaatcagttgtaaataatgctggactgagcctgaccctctgcaacgcctcacagtaaagcagctGCTCAGCGTAATGAAGAccaacgttattaattaaataaaacgatctacagcaactttaagagcctcacatcagaacatttactcacgtcagtttactctgcgtcacatctgagcctcggcaggtttagcttcagtgaacaccaacgttcagactggattcccagagacattccaggcttttccctctagaaatcatatttatttgtgttttttcccactggatcttggacctttctgcattgttttactgggagatgctaatagctgttagctgcttccttgtttaacctctgctgcacatgctcagtacgtacttctgttaaaattgtaaataaacacgaagGGCTTCATTTACTAAGAAATTGAGCAAATaccaaagcataaaacacaaaaaataacaactaatactccagcaggacgtgataatctttcatataAACGTTTTATGCAGCCAGAGTgggctactgacgtataaataaataaagccaaaTAACGCGGCTA contains:
- the parm1 gene encoding cell wall protein DAN4 isoform X1; its protein translation is MSQNTCKRTKCAHIQCEKWTKVFVLRTGVLLSSASTSTDEPSEPPTTTATNTSPSEHGSSPTSQPFTTSEATETTSATAGSNSSTPVSAASSPSPSTTSITATTVTETTMGNTTITQMTAQPNDTIQTTNATSDFTTATNTTDPPTTAVNTTTTLDSNATAGSTTSDKGSQPTTSTGGPTTTTPYTTSTASPTSTAAPTSNLTPDKMEPNSKPLSSGTVAVIVFMFLLLFLMMIGGLYYYKFRRPSYGPLLESTDHGTIGNFTNPMYDP
- the parm1 gene encoding cell wall protein DAN4 isoform X2: MSQNTCKRTKCAHIQCEKWTKVFVLRTGVLLSSASTSTDEPSEPPTTTATNTSPSEHGSSPTSQPFTTSEATETTSATAGSNSSTPVSAASSPSPSTTSITATTVTETTMGNTTITQMTAQPNDTIQTTNATSDFTTATNTTDPPTTAVNTTTTLDSNATAGSTTSDKGSQPTTSTGGPTTTTPYTTSTASPTSTAAPTSNLTPDKMEPNSKPLSSGTVAVIVFMFLLLFLMMIGGLYYYKFRPSYGPLLESTDHGTIGNFTNPMYDP
- the parm1 gene encoding cell wall protein DAN4 isoform X3; translated protein: MMRVGLETLIICVLLSSASTSTDEPSEPPTTTATNTSPSEHGSSPTSQPFTTSEATETTSATAGSNSSTPVSAASSPSPSTTSITATTVTETTMGNTTITQMTAQPNDTIQTTNATSDFTTATNTTDPPTTAVNTTTTLDSNATAGSTTSDKGSQPTTSTGGPTTTTPYTTSTASPTSTAAPTSNLTPDKMEPNSKPLSSGTVAVIVFMFLLLFLMMIGGLYYYKFRRPSYGPLLESTDHGTIGNFTNPMYDP